TGTTCTCACAGTTAAGAAACCCTTATCCCCGTAAAGTGCCGCGCCGATTGCATAAATAACAAGAAATATTCCGATTGTTGCATAGACCATTATATATTTAGGATTCGTTATTCTAGTAAAAAATGTCTGTCTATTTCTCATTATTTAGCACCTCCCTGACGCTTTGCCGCACGTTTAGCGAAATATTTTCTTACCGGTTCAGACTGTAAAACTATAACAACAGCGATAATTAACGCCTTAAATGCCATAGTCGCCTCTGCAACAATCCCGAAATAATATACAAATGTTACGATTGTGCGAATTATTAACGAGCCTACTACAGTCCCCGCAAGACTGAATCTCCCGCCCGACATGTTTGTCCCGCCTATTACTACAGCTAAAATCGCGTCCATCTCAAAATTTAGTCCGGCATTATTTGAGTCATTTGACATTATGCGGCTCGAATAAATTAATCCCGCTATTCCTGATAATAAGCCAGTAATCATAAAGACTAATAAAATTACTTGGCCGGCCTTGATTCCTGAAAGTCTGCTGGCACTGGGATTAACTCCGACTGACTCGACAAATGCCCCGAACGCTGTTTTACGGGTAAATAAGGCAACTGCAGCGACTACTATAATAGTTATTATTATTGGCATGGGTAAACACAAAAAACTCCCCTGTCCTATAACTCTAAAAGGCGAATATCCAGTTGTAAATTGCTTCCCGTCCGTCAAAATTTGAGCGATCCCACGCCCGCAGACCATTAATATTAAAGTCGCGATAATCGGCTGCATTCCGCCTTTAGCAACAAGAAAACCGTTAAACAGTCCCATTAAAGCGCAGACTATCAAAGGCACTCCGAGAACTAAAATATACGGATA
The sequence above is a segment of the Synergistaceae bacterium genome. Coding sequences within it:
- a CDS encoding ABC transporter permease; the encoded protein is MSAKKFDISGLMQSKVTWAVIAEALILLVCFVIRPDFFSISYQPSTGMLYGSLIDIINRSAEITIISMGMTLVIALGGTDLSVGALVAVAGAIALKFLRWDVLTYTTPGDYTVYPYILVLGVPLIVCALMGLFNGFLVAKGGMQPIIATLILMVCGRGIAQILTDGKQFTTGYSPFRVIGQGSFLCLPMPIIITIIVVAAVALFTRKTAFGAFVESVGVNPSASRLSGIKAGQVILLVFMITGLLSGIAGLIYSSRIMSNDSNNAGLNFEMDAILAVVIGGTNMSGGRFSLAGTVVGSLIIRTIVTFVYYFGIVAEATMAFKALIIAVVIVLQSEPVRKYFAKRAAKRQGGAK